ACAATGCTAGGCAAGCTTATTGCACATATGTAAGTAACAAACAGACTGTAGCAAGAAACCACATTTACCTATGTAGAACAAGGTCAGGAAATTGCAGCAGCTGCCAAGAAAAGAGAGGATCCACAGGCCTGCAACCACCTGAGAACAAAGAGACGACACAATAAGCGACTGATCACATAGACAGGGTTTAAGCAGTGAAGGTTAAAGGAAACTAAATCACGCAACCAATCAACGTACAATCAGGAATTTCTTCAGGTCACGGCCTTGACCAATCGCCCTCAGGCTAGCAAAGCCCCTGTTGATCTCGTATCGCAGCGAGCGGGCAACATTGACAGCCAGGTCCTCGGGGATCTTCACCTCTGGAATGTTGGGAGGGCACCTGAAAACAATTGCAGGCAGTTGTTTACAACCACAAACTAGACCCATTGCTAAAACTGTTAGGATCATTGTGATCACACAGCGTTGTTCCAACTAGGCATTGCCATCTATAACTGATATGGGTGCAAGTAACAAGGGAAATTTGATGAAGCTCACTTGTTGACGAAGGCAGAGGCGTTGGACCAGAGGAAGAGGATGCCCAGGGTGAGGATGAAGCCGTGGCAGAGGAGGGTGAGGAGATGGTACTCCAGGACCTCAAACAGCAGCCAGATGGCGGTGGCGCCCGCGAGCACCCCGCCAGAGATCTTCTTGTTCCTCCACAGGAAGAGGTCGGCAGCTGCAAATATAACAACACATAAGCACAGCACATCAGAAGCCCAGACCAACAAGCAATCTATCTACTCCCAGAAAACAAACAAAGCATCTCAGGGTTTAAGCTAGTACTAGGATGCAGCACTAGTTTCGGCTGCTGCTTCCTCTTCAAAGCAGCAGAATCGCACAATCACTTCAATCACAAATAGTACCAATCTGATGCATGCTACCCTATTCACACCCTGCGGACGGGCAATGCCGCGGAACCTGGGCTCCGAAAATCGCAGATCGGGACGCTTCCTACAGACACTAGTAATCAGCGAGGCCTATCTCCGACGAACACGAAATTTTCCACAGAGACAAGAACAACCGCAGATTTGCCTCCCTCAGACTAGCCCCGCGGGAGCGCGAAACCCCGATGCGGCGGCCGGATCTACGAAACCGCGGGCGCGGCGTAAGCGAAGCGCGGGGAGCACGCGAGCGGGGGGAGGGAGGGGACTCACGCTTGCCGCCGCCGAGGACGGAGTGGACGGGCTTCTCGCGGCCGAAGAGGCGGTAGATCTTGGCCTTGACGGACGACGACGACCCGAGCTTCCCCTCGTcgtccgacgacgacgaggaggaggaccccccgtGGAACTTCTCCGTGATCTTGTCCATCACCGACTCCTCCTTGTGCTCCGCCATGGATgcttcgctcgctcgctcgcccgcccgccgctccctctccccctctctctctctctccccaacCCGACGCTTCCGTTCGGCAACGCCTtttctgcctgcctgcctgccgtcGCCGCTGGAATAATCTCAATCCCTCTCCCCTTTCCTTTCCCGTGCTTCGGGGCCGCGTGTTTTGTGCCCCGCGCGGCGCGCCCCCGGCCGTCCATCTCGCCGCGGACGGCTCCGCGAGATTGCCCGCGCGTGGGCCTGGCCCCGGGCGCCGGGGCGTGGGGCCTGCCGGGCAGTGGGCGCGGGGAGAGTCGGGGTGGGTGCACGGGGCGAGTGCTTCTGGGCAGCAACGGCCGCGACAGGGATGGAGGGGGAGTCATTCCTGGCGTGGGGCCCACGCAGGTGGGGGCCGGGGCGATAATAATGAATGGGGCGGACTGGTGGAGATCGCGAGGAGGGGTGGGAGGCGGAAGCTGTGTGCGGGTGACGCGTGGCGGGGCCCTGGCATCCGTCGGCGGGGACGGGGTCGCGGCTCGTGTAGGCCGGAAGCTTCTGGATGGAAGCCGCCGGCTCGGTTCGGTCCCGTCTTTTTGATGGGCCGGACTGTACAGTTGCCGCAACCGAAAGCCTTTGAAATTTTGTCCGGAGAAATCCTTTTGCGAGCTTTCCGGGCAGTTCATGTTCAGAGTCGTGAGTAGCATGTCAAGATTGCGGATATCCAATTCGATGCTCAGGCTCATCTGCTCCCgctcaaaaaaaaatactaaaaaattaaaaaattctaatttttttgtgtgatagataatttgccgcgtgaggtccgctccaaatttcaacttatttgaacatctgagtagctctcggcaaaaaagacaaatcgggtcagaacagtgcgtgaacagtaaacatttttacagaccccgattttgtcttttttgccgagagctgctcagatgctcaaatgagttgaaatttgaaGCGCTCCTCACgtatcaaattatctaccacccaaaaaaattggatttttttgaaattttctagtatttattttgatatTTTTCTGAGCACGAGTGCAGATGAGCTGGGGAGCCAAAACTCCGCATCCGTTAAGATTGTTCTTTTTAACATAGTATAGACGCAAGCCCTCATAATATGCGCATATACTctcacctctatgaacgcacaTACGCAGCCCCTATCTCTATGAGCACGAGGAAATTGCACAAACCACCTACTTTTGATGCTACTGTTGCACAAAACACCCACTTTACAGGTTTGTTGCACAAAACACCATATATTGGTGTAATTCGTTGCAACTAGGTCTAATCCACCATTTAGGTGTGTTgacacttttatcaaaaaaaatagGTGTGTTGACATGATTCCTAACAAGTGGGTCCAGTTTGTAAGTGCACcggtggcaaaaaagaaaaaccgacCACATCAGCAGCAAACTGCAATTGTCCATATCTCACAACCCTTTGCTCCAATTGAGCTGAATTTTCCCTAGAATATTAGCGAGTGCATTTATGATTTATTGGATTATTTTTGCATAAAACACCTCACGCAGAGGCGGCGGTGGGCGTCCCTTTGCTGGCAAAGTGGCCGTCGGTGATGGAGCCTTAGCCAGCTCTCCTACGCNNNNNNNNNNNNNNNNNNNNNNNNNNNNNNNNNNNNNNNNNNNNNNNNNNNNNNNNNNNNNNNNNNNNNNNNNNNNNNNNNNNNNNNNNNNNNNNNNNNNNNNNNNNNNNNNNNNNNNNNNNNNNNNNNNNNNNNNNNNNNNNNNNNNNNNNNNNNNNNNNNNNNNNNNNNNNNNNNNNNNNNNNNNNNNNNNNNNNNNNNNNNNNNNNNNNNNNNNNNNNNNNNNNNNNNNNNNNNNNNNNNNNNNNNNNNNNNNNNNNNNNNNNNNNNNNNNNNNNNNNNNNNNNNNNNNNNNNNNNNNNNNNNNNNNNNNNNNNNNNNNNNNNNNNNNNCTCGTCTCCCCCCTACCTCTGCATGTTCGTTAGGTATTCTTCTCCCACATGAAACCCTATATTTTTAGGCGGAAATTTTGTCGTCGATGGATGTATATTTTGTCATGAATTTCTTTTTTGCGAGCTTTCCGGGCAGTTCATGTTCAGAGTTCGTGAGTAGCACGTCAGGATCGTTTGTTTCTAAGCATCGTGATTTCGTGCTTTGGCATGGTAAATTGCTCTGGAGGTATCCATACTAATACTAATTACTAATTACCCCCTTCGTTTCTAATATAAGTctgtttagagatttcaatataaactacatacgaagcaaaatgagtgagtctacactttaagatatgtctatatacatccatatatgatagtccatttgaaatctctaaaaattatttgtatttaggaatgaagggagtactttACTAATAATAATAAAAACAAGGTGTGTTTCATCGAT
This DNA window, taken from Triticum aestivum cultivar Chinese Spring chromosome 1D, IWGSC CS RefSeq v2.1, whole genome shotgun sequence, encodes the following:
- the LOC123182702 gene encoding reticulon-like protein B1: MAEHKEESVMDKITEKFHGGSSSSSSSDDEGKLGSSSSVKAKIYRLFGREKPVHSVLGGGKPADLFLWRNKKISGGVLAGATAIWLLFEVLEYHLLTLLCHGFILTLGILFLWSNASAFVNKCPPNIPEVKIPEDLAVNVARSLRYEINRGFASLRAIGQGRDLKKFLIVVAGLWILSFLGSCCNFLTLFYIVFMVLYTVPVLYEKYEDKIDAFGEKAMVELKKYYAIFDEKCLSKIPKGPSKDKKQH